Proteins from a genomic interval of Chroococcidiopsis thermalis PCC 7203:
- a CDS encoding VOC family protein, translating to MTIPSTLAPGNLRRVHHIALNVKDMQASRHFYCHILGLHELTGDEIPSTLIDLVAQGKVANFVTPDGTVLDLFWEPELTPPDPDPERSFTRAYHLAFDIDPQLFDRAVEVLKDNQIAIAHGPVSRPTGRGVYCYDPDGFMVEIRCDPV from the coding sequence ATGACTATTCCCAGTACCCTTGCACCTGGCAACCTGCGGCGAGTCCACCACATCGCCTTAAATGTCAAAGACATGCAAGCATCGCGCCACTTTTACTGTCATATTCTGGGATTGCACGAACTGACAGGCGATGAAATCCCCTCTACTCTAATCGATTTGGTAGCGCAAGGCAAAGTCGCTAACTTTGTCACTCCAGATGGAACGGTTTTAGATTTATTCTGGGAACCGGAGTTAACACCACCAGATCCCGATCCCGAACGGAGTTTTACTCGTGCCTATCATCTTGCCTTCGATATCGATCCGCAATTGTTCGATCGCGCCGTGGAAGTATTGAAAGATAATCAAATTGCGATCGCCCACGGTCCTGTCAGTCGCCCTACAGGTAGAGGCGTTTACTGCTACGATCCAGATGGATTTATGGTAGAAATCCGGTGCGATCCAGTATGA
- a CDS encoding sulfotransferase family protein, with translation MKPKVKYLFCINTGRSGSHYLHEIFKHIENCQVWHEAQPIGHGKVMRDYFFGKPELMQELTAKKVEKIQQVKKESDCYIETNHCFIKGFGWFLPKYIPQEEIGVLILRRNPAQIVDSLLRINCSPLAIAGQTWVLTPDIKNYCIEPPNWLISPKVTYELFCLLKRLLLSKKLYSLLNIQFRQIENLIDKYEKECLRWYVDETNALSISYQEKFPNIKYFQVDVESLNNIENIRELLNYFGLSEKSTIEKVIGKPTNLKNQHLAKSSS, from the coding sequence ATGAAGCCTAAAGTTAAATATTTATTTTGTATCAATACAGGTCGTTCAGGCTCTCACTATTTACATGAGATTTTTAAGCATATTGAAAATTGCCAAGTTTGGCACGAAGCCCAACCTATTGGTCATGGAAAAGTAATGAGAGATTACTTTTTTGGCAAACCTGAATTAATGCAGGAACTTACAGCTAAGAAAGTTGAGAAAATTCAACAAGTTAAAAAAGAGTCAGATTGTTATATAGAAACCAATCATTGTTTCATCAAAGGATTTGGATGGTTTCTTCCTAAGTATATTCCTCAAGAAGAGATAGGAGTTCTAATTCTTAGAAGAAATCCAGCTCAAATTGTCGATAGTTTGCTCCGAATTAACTGTAGTCCTCTCGCGATCGCGGGACAAACGTGGGTACTAACGCCAGATATCAAAAATTATTGTATTGAGCCACCAAACTGGCTTATTTCTCCCAAAGTAACTTACGAATTGTTCTGTTTATTAAAACGTCTTTTATTGAGCAAAAAATTATATAGTTTGTTGAATATTCAGTTTCGTCAAATTGAAAATTTGATTGACAAATATGAAAAAGAATGCTTGAGATGGTATGTAGATGAAACAAATGCCCTAAGTATATCTTATCAAGAAAAATTTCCAAATATAAAATATTTTCAAGTTGATGTAGAATCGCTTAATAATATTGAAAATATTAGAGAATTACTCAATTATTTTGGACTCTCTGAAAAAAGCACTATTGAAAAAGTAATCGGTAAGCCCACTAATTTAAAAAATCAGCATCTCGCCAAAAGCAGCTCGTGA
- the kbl gene encoding glycine C-acetyltransferase, giving the protein MLTTTAASVFQSLLDEIHQSGLRKEERAIASPQDAKIQLQDGRMVLNFCANNYLGLANHPDIIAAAQEGIAKYGFGLSSVRFICGTQTIHKELEAKISAFLGTEDTILYGSCFDANAGLFETLLDEECAVISDALNHASIIDGIRLCKAKRYRFAHSNMEELEQTLRATQSLKIRLIATDGVFSMDGDIAKLDQICNLAEQYDALVMVDDSHATGILGATGRGSIEHRGVIGRTDIITSTLGKALGGASGGFTSGRKVIIDLLRQRSRPYLFSNTLAPAIAYTSIKVLDLLNQTSELRERLLENASYFRTSIGDRGFEIKPGIHPIVPIMLYDAKLAQAMARDLLDEGIYVISFSYPVVPQGHARIRVQVSATHTQEQLEQCVEAFARVGKKYGVV; this is encoded by the coding sequence ATGTTGACCACAACGGCGGCTTCTGTTTTTCAATCCCTGCTCGATGAAATTCATCAATCCGGTCTGCGCAAAGAAGAACGAGCGATCGCATCCCCTCAAGATGCTAAAATCCAACTTCAAGATGGTCGGATGGTACTGAACTTCTGCGCTAATAATTACCTAGGATTAGCTAACCATCCTGACATTATTGCCGCAGCCCAGGAAGGAATTGCTAAATATGGTTTTGGCTTGTCATCGGTGCGCTTTATCTGTGGCACGCAAACCATACATAAAGAGCTGGAAGCAAAGATTTCTGCATTTCTCGGTACTGAAGATACTATTCTGTACGGTTCCTGTTTTGATGCCAATGCCGGACTATTTGAAACACTACTTGATGAAGAGTGTGCGGTCATTAGCGATGCACTCAACCACGCTAGTATTATTGACGGAATTCGGCTGTGTAAAGCTAAACGCTATCGGTTTGCCCATAGCAATATGGAAGAATTAGAGCAAACGCTGCGAGCTACCCAATCGCTGAAAATCCGCTTAATTGCCACGGATGGGGTCTTCAGCATGGATGGCGATATCGCTAAGCTAGACCAAATCTGCAATTTAGCCGAACAGTATGATGCGCTGGTCATGGTAGATGATAGTCATGCTACTGGGATTTTGGGAGCAACAGGACGCGGCTCGATCGAACATCGTGGTGTCATAGGTCGTACAGATATCATCACCAGTACGTTAGGAAAAGCCCTGGGTGGAGCTTCTGGAGGTTTTACATCCGGTCGTAAAGTCATTATCGACTTGCTGAGGCAGCGATCGCGCCCCTATTTATTTTCCAACACCCTTGCTCCGGCGATCGCCTACACCAGTATTAAAGTATTGGATTTACTCAACCAAACCTCAGAATTACGCGAAAGACTGCTGGAGAACGCCAGCTACTTTCGGACTTCCATCGGCGATCGCGGTTTTGAAATTAAACCTGGGATTCACCCGATCGTACCAATTATGCTGTACGACGCGAAACTCGCACAAGCTATGGCGCGAGATCTGCTCGATGAGGGGATTTATGTCATTAGTTTTAGCTATCCTGTAGTTCCCCAAGGTCATGCCCGAATTCGGGTTCAAGTTTCCGCCACTCACACGCAAGAACAATTAGAGCAATGTGTAGAGGCGTTTGCTCGCGTGGGGAAAAAGTATGGGGTTGTTTAA
- a CDS encoding NAD-dependent epimerase/dehydratase family protein, producing MTSISLSLLSSLFTYHAPHPAPERTTHHFLTNNQQPTTNYQLPITNYQLPITTGNCHMMNNILVTGSRGQLGSDLVVALQRRYGTTHVMESGRSPRSEESKLFPYKVLDVTDGRRLEKIVKRHQIDTIYHLAGLLSAKGEREPDRCWDININGLKNVLEVAKSERLKVFYPSSIAVFGAHTPKLDTPQMTVTDPSTMYGITKVTGELLCQYYAQRFGVDVRSLRLPGIIGIISYNAPPGGGTTDFAVEIFYAALQQRTYTCFLRPETRLPMMYAADAVRAILELMEADLSAIKVRTSYNVAAVSFSVAELVAEIQKHLPEFACEYKPDFRQAIADSWVCTVDDSKARADWGWHHTYDLSAIVSDMLAKLESLKREQGARKRAEGAEEAEGAEGESTTNSTPHTPYPISDRTTHYAPLIPDSRLPTPKIW from the coding sequence GTGACCAGTATCTCCCTCAGCCTCCTCAGCTCTCTTTTCACGTACCACGCACCACACCCTGCTCCTGAGCGCACCACGCACCACTTTCTCACCAACAACCAACAACCAACAACCAATTACCAATTACCAATTACCAATTACCAATTACCAATTACCACTGGTAACTGTCATATGATGAACAATATTTTAGTCACTGGCTCTAGAGGTCAACTGGGAAGCGACCTTGTTGTTGCCCTACAAAGACGCTATGGGACAACACACGTCATGGAAAGCGGGCGATCGCCACGCTCAGAGGAAAGCAAGTTATTTCCTTATAAAGTGCTGGATGTCACAGACGGTCGGCGGTTGGAAAAAATTGTCAAACGGCATCAAATCGATACAATCTACCACTTAGCAGGACTACTCTCAGCCAAAGGCGAACGGGAACCCGATCGCTGTTGGGACATCAATATTAACGGGCTAAAAAATGTTTTGGAAGTAGCCAAATCAGAGCGACTCAAAGTCTTTTATCCTAGTTCTATTGCCGTATTTGGAGCGCACACGCCGAAGTTAGACACGCCTCAGATGACCGTGACAGATCCATCTACGATGTATGGAATTACAAAGGTGACGGGCGAACTACTTTGTCAGTACTACGCGCAACGGTTTGGCGTGGACGTGCGTTCTTTGCGATTACCAGGCATTATTGGCATTATTAGCTACAATGCTCCACCAGGAGGCGGGACAACGGACTTTGCCGTAGAAATCTTCTATGCTGCCCTCCAACAGAGAACTTACACCTGTTTCCTTCGCCCAGAGACTCGCTTGCCCATGATGTACGCAGCAGATGCGGTCAGAGCTATTCTGGAACTGATGGAAGCAGATTTATCAGCCATCAAAGTCCGTACTAGCTACAATGTGGCAGCAGTCAGCTTCTCGGTAGCAGAACTCGTAGCTGAAATCCAAAAGCACTTACCTGAGTTTGCCTGCGAATACAAACCCGATTTCCGGCAAGCGATCGCGGATTCTTGGGTTTGTACAGTTGACGACTCTAAAGCACGAGCCGATTGGGGTTGGCACCATACCTATGACTTATCTGCGATCGTCAGCGATATGTTGGCGAAGCTGGAGTCATTAAAAAGGGAGCAGGGAGCAAGGAAGAGGGCTGAGGGAGCTGAGGAGGCTGAGGGAGCTGAGGGAGAAAGTACTACAAACTCTACACCCCACACCCCGTACCCTATCTCCGATCGCACCACGCACTACGCACCACTTATTCCCGACTCCCGACTCCCGACTCCCAAAATTTGGTGA
- a CDS encoding 1,2-dihydroxy-3-keto-5-methylthiopentene dioxygenase, whose product MALLKLEDGTIYNQLADISRELSSLNIQLNYWSVGEDSQLRQLLAQESLNSEEKEEVLVALDRYFEQLEQTSGYQSRDLIALHPGIPNLDEMLTKFDRIHTHADDEVRYIVDGEAIFGFVRPDGSQVELTVQPEEYINVPAGTEHWFYLTPARRVKAVRYFIDTTGWVPQYTGKEIRFRQSAIA is encoded by the coding sequence ATGGCGCTTCTTAAACTAGAAGATGGTACAATCTACAACCAACTCGCTGATATTAGCCGCGAATTGTCTTCCCTAAATATCCAACTCAATTACTGGAGTGTAGGAGAAGATTCGCAATTGCGGCAATTGCTAGCACAAGAAAGTTTAAATTCCGAGGAAAAAGAAGAAGTTCTCGTAGCTTTAGATCGCTATTTCGAGCAACTCGAACAAACATCTGGCTATCAATCTCGTGATTTAATTGCGTTGCATCCTGGGATTCCAAATTTAGATGAGATGCTAACAAAATTCGATCGCATCCACACCCACGCCGATGATGAAGTAAGATATATTGTCGATGGCGAGGCAATATTTGGTTTCGTGCGTCCCGATGGTAGCCAAGTAGAATTAACAGTACAACCAGAAGAATATATCAATGTCCCCGCCGGAACAGAACACTGGTTTTATTTAACACCTGCAAGGCGAGTTAAAGCTGTACGATATTTTATCGATACAACAGGTTGGGTTCCTCAATACACGGGCAAAGAGATTCGGTTTCGTCAAAGCGCGATCGCGTAA
- the cysC gene encoding adenylyl-sulfate kinase translates to MKKQGLILWLTGLSGAGKTTIAQGVEYALKKRSCLVEVLDGDIIRTKLSKDLGFSKEDRETNIRRIGFVANLLSRNGVVVIVAAISPYRAVRNELRRTTENFIEVYVNAPLNVCEVRDVKGLYAMARAGEIKSFTGIDDLYEEPLNPDIICYTSQESIQESIARVIAELERLDYVPLEPQLEYSI, encoded by the coding sequence ATGAAAAAGCAAGGTTTAATCTTATGGTTAACAGGACTTAGCGGTGCAGGCAAAACTACAATCGCTCAAGGGGTAGAGTACGCACTTAAGAAACGTAGTTGCTTAGTTGAAGTTTTAGATGGTGATATCATCAGAACAAAACTTTCAAAAGATTTGGGCTTTAGTAAAGAAGACCGTGAAACTAATATTCGTCGTATTGGATTTGTGGCTAATTTGCTCAGTCGTAATGGCGTAGTAGTGATTGTAGCTGCAATTAGTCCTTATCGAGCTGTCAGGAATGAACTACGGAGAACTACAGAAAACTTTATAGAGGTCTATGTAAATGCACCACTTAATGTTTGTGAAGTACGCGATGTCAAAGGACTTTATGCTATGGCACGAGCAGGAGAAATAAAATCTTTTACAGGAATTGACGATCTATATGAAGAACCTCTCAATCCAGATATTATTTGTTATACCTCACAAGAAAGTATCCAAGAAAGTATTGCTAGAGTGATTGCAGAACTAGAGAGGCTAGATTATGTTCCTCTCGAACCCCAACTAGAGTATTCCATCTAA
- a CDS encoding glycosyltransferase, protein MLEKQNRIALISVDGDPAIEIGQEEAGGQNVYVRQVGLALAQQGWKVDMFTRRSSKEQAAIVQHNANCRTIRLPAGAPEFIGRDELFSYLPEYVKAFQAFQQQHGFRYSLVHTNYWLSAWVGMRLKQLQPLSQIHTYHSLGAVKYRNIDEIPAIATKRLAVEKACLETAERIVATSPQEQEHMRSLVSTTGQIDIIPCGTDIDRFGAIEREAARQQLGIAANEKVVLYVGRFDKRKGIETLVRSVARLHAAGRTNLKLIIGGGSQPGRCDGRERDRIEGIVGELGLDTITVFPGRLDDRILPVYYAAANVSVVPSHYEPFGLVAIEAMASRIPVVASDVGGLQFTVVPEETGLLAPAKDDVAFAQAIDRILADSSWARKLGERGRQRVENHFSWQGVAIELGHLYTTLNSATVETSRAIAA, encoded by the coding sequence ATGTTAGAAAAACAGAATCGCATTGCTTTAATTTCTGTTGATGGCGATCCAGCGATTGAGATTGGGCAAGAAGAGGCTGGAGGTCAAAACGTTTACGTGCGCCAAGTCGGTCTTGCCCTTGCCCAGCAGGGATGGAAAGTCGATATGTTTACTCGCCGTAGCAGTAAAGAACAAGCGGCGATCGTGCAACACAATGCTAATTGTCGCACGATTCGGTTACCAGCGGGAGCGCCAGAATTTATCGGACGGGACGAACTATTCAGTTATTTACCGGAGTACGTCAAAGCTTTCCAAGCTTTTCAACAACAACATGGATTTCGTTACTCGCTCGTCCACACTAACTACTGGCTATCTGCTTGGGTGGGAATGCGATTGAAGCAACTGCAACCTTTGAGTCAGATACATACATATCACTCGTTGGGTGCAGTTAAGTACAGAAATATTGACGAGATTCCAGCGATCGCAACTAAACGGTTAGCAGTAGAAAAAGCTTGTTTGGAAACAGCGGAACGGATAGTAGCCACCAGTCCTCAAGAACAAGAACACATGCGATCGCTTGTTTCAACCACAGGACAAATTGATATTATCCCCTGCGGTACGGATATAGACAGATTTGGGGCAATCGAACGCGAAGCAGCGCGGCAGCAGTTAGGAATTGCAGCAAATGAAAAAGTCGTGTTGTATGTCGGTCGATTTGACAAACGTAAAGGGATTGAAACCTTAGTGCGATCGGTGGCAAGATTGCACGCAGCAGGTCGGACTAACTTGAAATTAATTATCGGTGGTGGCAGCCAACCCGGTCGCTGTGACGGCAGAGAACGCGATCGCATTGAAGGAATTGTTGGAGAGTTAGGTTTAGATACGATAACTGTTTTTCCAGGTCGCTTGGACGATCGAATTTTGCCAGTCTACTACGCAGCTGCCAATGTTAGTGTCGTCCCCAGTCACTACGAACCTTTTGGTTTGGTAGCAATTGAAGCGATGGCAAGCCGAATTCCCGTGGTTGCTAGCGATGTCGGCGGTTTGCAATTTACCGTAGTTCCAGAAGAGACGGGATTACTCGCACCTGCTAAAGATGACGTTGCGTTTGCCCAAGCGATCGATCGCATCTTAGCCGATTCTAGCTGGGCAAGAAAGTTAGGGGAACGAGGTCGGCAACGGGTAGAAAATCATTTTAGCTGGCAAGGTGTAGCAATCGAATTAGGACATTTGTATACCACATTGAATTCAGCCACGGTTGAGACGAGTAGAGCGATCGCAGCTTAG
- a CDS encoding 2Fe-2S iron-sulfur cluster-binding protein translates to MKTYQIELVNRNNFTLNVAADKYILDAVEAAGVKLPVGCRYGACITCAARILSGEVEQTKAIALKPQQAAKGYVLLCIATPRSDCKFEVGVECQKELYVNPFISYQRTVIS, encoded by the coding sequence ATGAAAACCTATCAAATCGAACTGGTTAACAGAAATAATTTTACTCTTAACGTAGCAGCAGACAAATATATTTTGGATGCGGTAGAAGCGGCTGGAGTAAAATTACCCGTAGGCTGTCGTTATGGGGCTTGTATTACTTGTGCTGCCAGGATTTTATCAGGTGAAGTAGAACAGACAAAGGCGATCGCCCTCAAACCCCAGCAAGCCGCAAAAGGTTACGTTTTGTTATGCATTGCCACTCCCCGTTCTGATTGTAAGTTTGAAGTCGGCGTAGAATGTCAAAAAGAATTGTATGTAAACCCTTTTATCAGTTATCAGCGAACAGTTATCAGTTGA
- a CDS encoding GNAT family N-acetyltransferase, with the protein MSVALDSSGVHIRPATTQDVEAIAILSDQLGYPVSTIAIEQRLYQILSDSNHIIYVATGLDDRAIAWIHAYTYHSLLTDFHAEIGGLVVAPSDRGTGIGRKLLHQVESWAKIRRCQSILVRSNIVRSAAHHFYQKCGYSQVKTSLVFHKVLLYDDL; encoded by the coding sequence ATGTCAGTTGCTCTTGATAGTAGCGGTGTTCATATTCGCCCAGCTACTACGCAAGATGTTGAGGCGATCGCGATTTTGTCTGACCAACTCGGCTATCCTGTTTCGACTATTGCCATAGAGCAGCGCCTGTACCAAATTTTGTCAGATAGCAATCATATTATCTACGTAGCCACAGGTTTAGACGATCGAGCGATCGCTTGGATTCACGCTTACACTTATCACTCGCTGCTGACAGATTTTCATGCTGAAATTGGCGGCTTAGTTGTAGCGCCAAGCGATCGCGGTACTGGTATCGGTAGAAAATTGCTCCACCAAGTTGAAAGCTGGGCAAAGATACGCAGATGTCAAAGTATATTAGTTCGATCTAATATTGTCCGTTCAGCAGCTCATCATTTCTACCAAAAATGCGGCTACAGCCAAGTCAAAACATCTTTGGTATTCCACAAAGTTTTGTTATATGACGATCTGTAG
- a CDS encoding DMT family transporter has protein sequence MQRLKSLFQSSTHSAILALFALALIWGYNWVQMKVAVEYSPPFTFATLRIVLGALSLFLVMAWLKKPLLPQAVGGTFLLGLLQTSGLYGLATWALVSGGAGKTAVLVYTMPFWTLILAWVLLKERVRTIQWIAIALSFAGLLLILEPQQLDGTVFSKVLAILAGICWAGGVIVAKKLQQQHNLDLLSLTAWQTLFGAVPLLFVVLFIPSEPIVWSNEFVVALIYNVIPGTAIAMLLWLYILNHLSASTAGLGVLMNPVVGVLTAWLQLGERPGLTESVGMLLIVSALAFNVNSLQKTKSTN, from the coding sequence TTGCAGAGGCTTAAATCTCTATTTCAGTCATCTACCCACAGTGCGATTTTAGCTCTGTTTGCCCTAGCTCTGATTTGGGGTTATAACTGGGTACAAATGAAAGTAGCAGTGGAATATTCACCACCGTTTACATTCGCAACTTTGCGGATAGTTCTCGGAGCCTTGAGTTTATTTCTCGTGATGGCGTGGTTGAAAAAACCGTTGTTACCTCAAGCAGTTGGGGGTACTTTTCTGCTGGGGTTGTTGCAGACGAGTGGATTGTATGGGTTAGCAACTTGGGCTTTAGTTAGTGGTGGAGCCGGAAAAACGGCAGTTTTGGTTTACACAATGCCTTTCTGGACGCTAATTCTAGCCTGGGTGCTGTTAAAAGAGCGAGTCAGAACAATACAATGGATTGCGATCGCCCTTAGTTTTGCTGGTTTGCTACTGATTTTAGAACCTCAGCAGCTTGATGGGACGGTTTTTAGTAAGGTATTAGCCATTCTTGCGGGGATATGCTGGGCTGGTGGGGTCATTGTCGCCAAGAAATTGCAACAACAACATAATTTAGATCTGTTATCGCTGACAGCTTGGCAAACTCTTTTCGGTGCTGTGCCGCTACTGTTTGTCGTTCTCTTCATTCCCTCTGAACCGATTGTTTGGTCTAACGAGTTTGTCGTAGCGTTGATTTACAACGTTATCCCAGGTACGGCGATCGCAATGTTGCTTTGGCTGTATATATTAAATCATCTATCTGCAAGTACGGCAGGATTGGGTGTGTTAATGAATCCTGTAGTGGGAGTATTAACGGCTTGGCTGCAACTGGGAGAACGACCAGGACTTACGGAATCTGTAGGTATGTTACTGATTGTTTCTGCTTTGGCTTTCAATGTTAACTCTCTGCAAAAAACGAAGTCAACCAACTAA
- the mtnB gene encoding methylthioribulose 1-phosphate dehydratase, which translates to MLNYQPSVTNSKTTDPRFELSDAARYFYRQDWMVGTAGNLSARLPDDSFWITASGKAKGELSTSDFVRVTLTGEILERASANIKPSAETIIHQVIYSLFPAAQACYHVHSIEANLVSHFTEKLNLLLPPLEMVKGLGVWEENPQVAIPIFENHLEVPQIAAEISDRFSTQLPQVPALLIRNHGVTVWADSLTSARNYVELIEYIFRYMVAARQAGIF; encoded by the coding sequence ATGCTTAATTATCAACCTTCAGTAACTAATAGCAAAACTACCGATCCGCGTTTTGAATTGAGCGATGCTGCTCGTTATTTCTACCGTCAAGATTGGATGGTAGGAACGGCGGGAAATCTTTCTGCTCGTCTTCCTGATGATAGTTTTTGGATTACGGCAAGTGGGAAGGCAAAAGGAGAACTATCAACTAGCGATTTCGTGCGCGTTACCCTCACTGGTGAGATTTTAGAAAGAGCATCTGCTAATATTAAACCTTCGGCAGAAACGATAATTCATCAAGTAATTTATAGCTTGTTTCCAGCGGCTCAAGCTTGCTATCACGTTCACTCAATTGAAGCAAATTTAGTTTCTCATTTTACTGAGAAACTAAATTTGCTGCTACCACCCCTGGAAATGGTTAAAGGCTTGGGTGTATGGGAAGAAAACCCCCAGGTGGCAATTCCCATATTTGAAAATCACTTAGAAGTTCCTCAAATTGCCGCAGAAATTAGCGATCGCTTCAGTACTCAATTACCTCAAGTCCCGGCTTTGTTAATCCGCAATCATGGCGTGACTGTCTGGGCAGATTCCCTCACCTCAGCGCGTAATTATGTTGAGTTGATAGAATACATTTTTCGATACATGGTAGCAGCGCGGCAAGCTGGAATTTTTTGA
- a CDS encoding selenium-binding family protein, which translates to MTNHTCCGPGYASPQAAMQAEREKTLYAIALYTGTGIEAPDYLATIDVDPDSPTYSQVIHRLPMPYLGDELHHFGWNACSSCHGDASKSRRFTIVPGQRSSRIYIVDTKETRSPQIYKVIEPEEIKAKTNLTAPHTVHCLADGHVMISMLGDSQGNAPGGFLLLDENFDIVGRWEQQATAMKFNYDFWYQPRHNIMVSSEWGAPKTYYPGFDLNDVAAGNYGQQLHFWDWKKHEIIQSFDLGTEGLIPLEVRFHHNPESTHGYVGAALSSNIWHWHKSNGQWAVEKVIDVPSVEVQGWEIPVPSLITDILLSMDDRYLYFSNWLHGDIRQYDISNPSQPKLTGQVWCGGLLGKGGEVKGQKLQGGPQMLQLSLDGKRLYVTNSLFSTWDNQFYPDLAKNGSYMLQIDCDTEKGGLKINENFYIDFGQEPNGAARAHEMRYPGGDCTSDIWI; encoded by the coding sequence ATGACCAATCATACTTGCTGCGGTCCTGGCTATGCATCTCCCCAAGCGGCGATGCAAGCAGAAAGAGAAAAAACATTATATGCGATCGCCCTTTATACGGGTACGGGAATTGAAGCACCAGATTATTTAGCGACGATTGATGTCGATCCTGACTCTCCGACATATTCTCAGGTAATTCATCGCTTACCGATGCCTTATTTAGGCGATGAGTTACATCATTTTGGTTGGAATGCATGTAGTTCGTGTCACGGTGACGCGAGTAAATCTCGTCGTTTTACGATCGTACCTGGACAGCGATCGAGCCGGATTTATATTGTAGATACAAAAGAAACGCGATCGCCTCAAATTTATAAAGTCATCGAACCAGAAGAAATCAAAGCGAAAACAAATTTAACAGCCCCTCATACAGTCCATTGTCTAGCAGATGGTCATGTGATGATTTCGATGTTAGGTGATAGTCAAGGGAATGCACCTGGCGGCTTTTTGTTACTCGATGAAAACTTTGATATTGTCGGACGTTGGGAACAACAAGCTACGGCAATGAAGTTTAATTATGACTTTTGGTATCAGCCGCGCCATAACATCATGGTAAGTAGCGAATGGGGCGCACCCAAAACGTATTATCCAGGCTTTGACCTCAACGATGTCGCAGCCGGAAATTACGGTCAGCAATTGCATTTTTGGGACTGGAAAAAACACGAAATTATTCAAAGTTTTGACTTAGGTACAGAAGGTTTAATTCCTTTAGAAGTGCGTTTTCACCACAACCCAGAGAGTACGCACGGCTATGTTGGTGCAGCCTTAAGTAGTAATATTTGGCACTGGCACAAATCTAACGGACAATGGGCAGTTGAGAAAGTTATTGATGTTCCATCCGTCGAGGTTCAAGGCTGGGAAATTCCCGTGCCTTCTTTGATTACCGATATTTTGCTGTCAATGGACGATCGCTATCTCTATTTTTCCAACTGGTTGCATGGAGATATTCGTCAGTATGACATTAGCAATCCTTCTCAACCTAAATTGACTGGGCAAGTTTGGTGTGGTGGTTTATTAGGAAAAGGTGGCGAAGTTAAGGGGCAGAAATTGCAAGGTGGTCCTCAAATGCTGCAATTAAGTTTAGATGGTAAGCGGTTGTATGTCACTAACTCTCTATTCAGTACTTGGGATAATCAATTTTATCCAGACTTAGCCAAAAATGGCTCTTACATGTTGCAAATTGATTGCGACACGGAAAAGGGAGGATTGAAAATTAATGAAAACTTTTACATAGATTTTGGTCAAGAACCAAACGGCGCAGCCCGCGCCCACGAAATGCGATATCCTGGTGGCGATTGTACTTCAGATATTTGGATTTAG